In a genomic window of Quercus lobata isolate SW786 chromosome 4, ValleyOak3.0 Primary Assembly, whole genome shotgun sequence:
- the LOC115986814 gene encoding signal recognition particle 54 kDa protein 2-like: MVLAQLGTSISRALQQMSNATIIDEKVLNECLNEITRALLQSDVQFKLVRDMQTNIKKIVNLDDLAAGHNKRKIIQQAIFNELCKMLDPGKPSFTPKKAKPSVVMFVGLQGSGKTTTCTKYAYYHQKKGWRPSLVCADTFRAGAFDQLKQNATKAKIPFYGSYTESDPVKIAVEGVERFKKENCDLIIVDTSGRHKQEAALFEEMRQVSEATKPDLVIFVMDSSIGQAAFDQAQAFKQSVSVGAVIVTKMDGHAKGGGALSAVAATKSPVIFIGTGEHMDEFEVFDVKPFVSRLLGMGDWSGFMDKIQEVVPMDQQPELLQKLSEGNFTLRIMYEQFQNIMKMGPISQVFSMLPGFSAELMPKGREKESSAKIKRYMTMMDSMTNEELDSSNPKLMNESRMMRIARGCGRQLIEVMEMMEEYKRLAKIWSKMKGLKIPKKGDMSALSRNMNAQNMSKVLPPQMLKQIGGMGGLQNLMKQMGSTKDMMGMFGGGDK, translated from the exons ATGGTGTTAGCACAGCTAGGTACGAGCATATCGCGTGCTCTTCAGCAGATGAGCAATGCGACTATAATCGACGAGAAGGTCCTCAACGAATGCCTCAACGAGATCACTCGCGCTCTCTTGCAATCCGATGTGCAATTCAAGCTGGTCCGCGACATGCAGACCAATATCAAGAAGATCGTCAATCTTGACGACCTCGCCGCCGGCCACAACAAGCGCAAAATCATCCAACAA GCTATATTTAACGAACTCTGCAAAATGCTGGATCCTGGGAAGCCTTCTTTTACTCCAAAGAAAGCGAAACCAAGTGTTGTTATGTTTGTAGGTTTACAAG GGTCAGGAAAAACCACAACGTGTACAAAATATGCATATTATCATCAGAAAAAGGGCTGGAGGCCTTCCCTCGTGTGTGCAGATACATTCAGAGCTGGTGCTTTTGATCAGCTGAAGCAAAATGCCACTAAAGCTAAGATTCCATTTTATGGAAG CTATACAGAATCAGATCCTGTTAAAATTGCAGTGGAAGGTGTAGAAagattcaaaaaagaaaactgtGATCTGATCATTGTTGACACCAGCGGGCGTCACAAACAAGAAGCTGCTCTATTTGAAGAAATGCGTCAAGTTTCTGAAGCAACG AAACCAGATCTTGTCATATTTGTTATGGATAGCAGTATTGGTCAGGCTGCATTTGATCAAGCTCAAGCTTTCAAGCAAAGTGTTTCAGTTGGAGCTGTAATTGTTACGAAAATGGACGGGCATGCAAAGGGAGGTGGTGCCCTTAGTGC TGTTGCAGCAACAAAGAGTCCTGTTATATTTATTGGAACTGGGGAGCATATGGATGAGTTTGAAGTTTTTGATGTTAAACCATTTGTCAGCCGTCTCTTAG GCATGGGTGACTGGTCTGGATTTATGGACAAAATTCAAGAAGTTGTTCCTATGGATCAGCAGCCTGAACTTCTGCAAAAGCTTTCAGAAGGGAACTTTACATTAAGGATTATGTATGAGCAATTTCAGAATATAATGAAAATGGGTCCAATTAGCCAG GTTTTCTCAATGCTTCCAGGATTTAGTGCTGAGTTAATGCCAAAAGGTCGTGAAAAGGAAAGTTCAGCAAAGATCAAGCGGTACATGACCATGATGGACTCCATGACAAATGAAG AGTTGGATAGTTCAAATCCAAAGCTCATGAATGAATCTCGTATGATGCGGATAGCCCGAGGTTGTGGTCGTCAACTTATAGAAGTAATGGAGATGATGGAAGAGTACAAGCGCCTTGCCAAGATATGGAGCAAAATGAAAGGGCTTAAGATTCCTAAGAAGGGTGACATGAGTGCCCTATCACGTAACATGAATGCGCAGAACATGAGCAAAGTCCTCCCCCCACAGATGCTGAAGCAGATTGGTGGCATGGGTGGCTTACAAAACTTGATGAAGCAAATGGGATCTACAAAAGACATGATGGGGATGTTCGGAGGTGGAGACAAGTAG
- the LOC115987273 gene encoding glyceraldehyde-3-phosphate dehydrogenase GAPCP1, chloroplastic-like, which yields MAASTMLRSAATPTASFIEASSSPSDRFSKVSSISFSRNLNMSKHQSSLFGTSVPSGSSSLQTCSVRSVQPVKATATEVPPTVPRSRTGGKTRIGINGFGRIGRLVLRVAISRDGIDVVSVNDPFIDAKYMAYMFKYDSTHGVFKGTIRVLDDSTLEINGKQIKVVSKRDPAEIPWGDFGADYVVESSGVFTTIEKASTHKKGGAKKVVISAPSADAPMFVVGVNEKTYKPNMDIVSNASCTTNCLAPLAKVVDEEFGIIEGLMTTVHATTATQKTVDGPSMKDWRGGRGAAQNIIPSSTGAAKAVGKVLPQLNGKLTGMAFRVPTPNVSVVDLTCRLEKSASYEDVKAAIKYASEGPLRGILGYTDEDVVSNDFVGDSRSSIFDAKAGIGLNNSFMKLVSWYDNEWGYSNRVLDLIEHMALVASLN from the exons ATGGCTGCTTCTACCATGCTCAGATCTGCGGCTACACCTACGGCTTCTTTCATCGAGGCCTCTTCTTCACCGTCCGATCGGTTTTCCAAG GTTTCAAGCATCAGTTTCAGTCGCAACCTCAACATGTCGAAGCACCAATCTAGCCTTTTCGGTACCTCTGTTCCCAGTGGCTCATCTTCCTTACA GACATGTAGTGTGAGGAGCGTCCAGCCCGTTAAGGCTACTGCTACTGAAGTACCTCCTACAGTTCCAA gaTCAAGGACTGGTGGGAAAACAAGGATTGGAATCAACG GTTTTGGTCGAATTGGAAGGTTGGTACTTCGAGTTGCAATCTCCAGGGATGGTATTGACGTTGTATCGGTCAATGATCCTTTTATTGATGCTAAGTACATG GCATACATGTTTAAGTACGACTCTACTCATGGAGTTTTCAAGGGAACCATCCGGGTCCTGGATGACTCCACTTTGGAAATTAATGGGAAACAGATTAAAGTTGTAAGTAAAAG GGACCCAGCAGAGATTCCTTGGGGTGATTTTGGAGCAGACTATGTTGTCGAATCCTCTGGGGTTTTCACAACAATTGAGAAGGCTTCGACACACAAGAAG GGTGGTGCCAAGAAAGTTGTAATATCAGCTCCATCAGCTGATGCACCTATGTTTGTGGTAGGAGTAAATGAGAAGACATACAAGCCAAACATGGATATTGTTTCCAATGCAAGCTGCACTACCAATTGTCTTGCTCCTTTAGCAAAG GTGGTTGATGAAGAATTCGGTATCATTGAAGGTCTAATGACAACAGTGCATGCAACTACag CCACTCAAAAAACTGTCGATGGTCCTTCAATGAAGGATTGGAGAGGGGGCCGTGGAGCTGCACAAAACATCATTCCTAGTTCAACTGGTGCTGCAAAG GCAGTTGGGAAAGTTCTTCCACAGCTTAATGGAAAGCTTACTGGAATGGCCTTCCGCGTCCCAACACCTAATGTTTCTGTCGTAGACTTAACTTGTCGACTTGAGAAGAGTGCTTCCTATGAAGACGTCAAGGCAGCTATTAA GTATGCCTCAGAGGGGCCACTGAGAGGCATTCTTGGATACACAGATGAGGATGTTGTCTCCAATGATTTTGTTGGTGACTCAAG GTCAAGTATATTCGATGCAAAGGCAGGGATTGGGCTCAATAACTCGTTCATGAAGCTTGTTTCATGGTACGACAATGAGTGGGGATACAG tAACCGAGTATTGGACCTTATAGAGCACATGGCATTGGTAGCATCGCTCAATTAA